The following coding sequences are from one Prochlorococcus sp. MIT 1314 window:
- the rpsB gene encoding 30S ribosomal protein S2 has product MAVVSLSEMMEAGAHFGHQTRRWNPKMSKYIYCARNGVHIIDLVKTALCMNNAYKWTRNAAKSGKRFLFVGTKKQASDVVAQEATRCGAAYVNQRWLGGMLTNWTTMKARIERLKDLERMESSGSIAMRPKKEAAVLRRELERLQKYLGGLKGMRRLPDVVVLVDQRRESNAVLEARKLDISLVSMLDTNCDPDLCEVPIPCNDDAVRSVQLILGRLADAINEGRKGSNAERKN; this is encoded by the coding sequence ATGGCTGTTGTATCACTATCTGAAATGATGGAAGCTGGTGCTCATTTTGGGCATCAAACTAGACGTTGGAATCCAAAGATGTCTAAGTATATATATTGCGCTAGAAATGGAGTTCATATTATTGATCTAGTGAAAACAGCATTGTGTATGAACAATGCGTATAAATGGACAAGAAACGCAGCAAAAAGTGGTAAACGTTTCCTGTTCGTCGGTACAAAAAAACAAGCATCAGATGTAGTAGCTCAGGAAGCTACTAGATGCGGAGCTGCATATGTAAATCAAAGATGGCTAGGAGGGATGTTGACTAATTGGACAACAATGAAAGCTAGGATTGAAAGATTAAAGGATCTAGAAAGAATGGAAAGTAGTGGTTCAATAGCAATGAGACCCAAAAAGGAAGCTGCAGTTTTAAGGAGAGAACTTGAAAGATTACAAAAATACTTAGGCGGACTCAAGGGTATGAGAAGATTACCAGACGTAGTTGTTTTAGTTGATCAGAGAAGAGAATCTAATGCAGTATTAGAAGCTAGGAAATTAGATATCTCATTAGTGTCAATGTTGGATACAAACTGCGATCCGGATTTGTGTGAGGTTCCTATTCCATGTAATGATGATGCCGTTAGATCTGTGCAACTTATTTTAGGAAGACTTGCAGATGCTATAAATGAGGGCAGAAAGGGTTCTAATGCCGAAAGGAAAAATTAA
- a CDS encoding adenylate cyclase has translation MKVLKKIKWTSLKRLHQCNQTSHLNDLNNFNNYVDIDKINSQLERADIQKSILIRNMYREYELYLNLVRDLLYISVEKGLNQIYSYPTINDNFINENEFFGLFEKKISKLVYTNLPLLTVEQLKINEIEKNINKEINFNRLDISTKAKDDQKEKFQYEDGFQLDEPIQFQVSKDISNTSEYYQANNYEKFVSLNLDNNDHNNYLSNNNIIENLGVEKQFISSLLELIGEVNVEKPRHPEKDNINQMDISPKNQILKNFDLIEKSLENLLLNLSYKINQELFKANLIKKMISKDSFDYLVSKNLMIKHPYPFVINFEFNLNRSSLNVNNLTSIIFFSISTVELEFNNLNLSIQRIKINELKNQFQRLIKKETYWRQKEITLNKIH, from the coding sequence GTGAAGGTATTGAAAAAAATCAAATGGACTTCGCTGAAGAGGTTGCATCAATGCAATCAAACTAGTCACTTGAATGATTTGAATAATTTCAATAATTACGTAGATATAGATAAAATTAACTCTCAATTAGAGAGAGCAGATATACAAAAAAGTATATTAATTAGAAATATGTATAGGGAATATGAACTTTATCTTAATCTAGTAAGAGATTTACTTTATATCTCCGTAGAAAAAGGGCTTAACCAAATATATAGTTATCCAACAATTAATGATAATTTTATAAATGAAAATGAATTTTTTGGTCTCTTTGAGAAAAAAATAAGTAAACTTGTTTATACGAATTTGCCCTTATTAACAGTAGAGCAATTAAAAATAAATGAAATTGAAAAAAACATAAATAAGGAAATTAATTTTAATAGGTTAGATATTTCCACAAAAGCAAAGGATGACCAAAAAGAAAAATTTCAATATGAAGATGGTTTTCAATTAGATGAACCCATTCAGTTCCAGGTTAGTAAAGACATTTCAAATACTTCTGAATATTATCAAGCTAATAATTATGAGAAATTCGTATCACTTAATTTAGATAATAATGACCATAATAATTATTTATCAAATAACAATATTATTGAAAATTTAGGAGTTGAAAAACAATTTATTTCCTCCCTACTTGAATTAATAGGGGAAGTAAATGTTGAAAAACCAAGACATCCAGAAAAAGATAATATCAATCAAATGGATATTTCACCCAAAAATCAGATTCTTAAAAATTTTGATTTAATAGAAAAGTCATTGGAAAATTTACTATTGAATCTTTCATATAAGATTAACCAAGAATTATTTAAGGCCAATCTAATAAAAAAGATGATATCTAAAGATTCCTTTGATTACTTAGTAAGCAAAAATTTGATGATAAAACATCCATATCCTTTTGTTATTAATTTCGAATTCAACTTAAACCGGTCATCATTAAACGTCAATAATCTTACAAGTATTATTTTCTTTAGTATATCTACTGTTGAATTAGAGTTTAATAATTTAAATCTTTCTATTCAAAGGATTAAAATAAATGAGCTAAAAAATCAATTTCAGCGTTTGATTAAAAAAGAGACATACTGGAGGCAAAAAGAAATAACTTTGAATAAGATACATTGA
- a CDS encoding glycosyltransferase family A protein, with the protein MNVSIVIPTYNRLPILEKCLVALENQKLNRNISNYEVIVVDDGSTDGTSSWINKNKDNLPHVVLFQQEHGGPALGRNLGVIKSKYEIIIFIDSDLIVLDNFINCHVEKLLASWGENDKKCFTYGSVVNTSNFLNPQSEKHKIMDTSFAYFATGNVAISKELILSIGLFDTSFSLYGWEDLELGERLKKIGTKLIKCPNAVGFHWHPPFNCEQIDSLIVQEKERAKMALVFFKKHPNLRVRFMIQLTPIHNLLWQILCLGGLISIDRILPLLKFLIKIRRNRLALEILRIPLNMIYIKQLTKSR; encoded by the coding sequence ATGAATGTAAGTATTGTTATACCGACTTACAATAGATTACCTATATTAGAGAAATGTCTTGTTGCGCTTGAGAATCAAAAATTAAATAGAAATATCAGTAATTATGAAGTAATAGTAGTTGATGATGGATCCACTGATGGAACAAGCTCATGGATAAATAAAAATAAAGATAATCTCCCACACGTGGTTCTATTTCAGCAAGAACATGGAGGACCTGCACTGGGAAGAAATCTTGGGGTAATTAAATCAAAATATGAAATAATTATATTTATTGATAGTGATCTTATTGTTTTAGATAATTTTATAAATTGCCACGTAGAAAAATTACTTGCCTCTTGGGGAGAAAATGATAAAAAATGTTTTACCTATGGTTCGGTGGTCAATACATCTAATTTTCTAAATCCTCAGAGTGAAAAACATAAAATAATGGACACTTCTTTTGCTTACTTCGCTACTGGAAATGTTGCGATATCAAAAGAATTAATTTTAAGCATCGGCTTATTTGATACCTCTTTTAGTCTCTACGGTTGGGAGGATTTAGAACTTGGAGAAAGATTAAAAAAAATTGGGACAAAATTAATTAAATGTCCAAATGCAGTAGGTTTTCATTGGCATCCACCATTTAATTGCGAGCAAATAGATTCATTAATAGTTCAAGAAAAAGAAAGGGCGAAAATGGCTTTAGTGTTTTTTAAGAAACATCCAAATTTAAGGGTTAGATTTATGATTCAATTAACTCCTATTCATAATTTACTTTGGCAAATTCTTTGCTTGGGAGGACTAATTAGTATTGATAGAATCCTCCCTTTATTAAAATTTCTAATAAAGATAAGAAGAAATAGACTTGCACTTGAGATACTTAGAATTCCTCTGAATATGATTTACATTAAACAGTTAACCAAATCAAGATAA
- the tsf gene encoding translation elongation factor Ts — translation MGNITAKLVKDLRDKTGAGMMDCKKALNETDGNVDKALEWLRKKGIASAEKKSGRVAAEGSIASYIHTGSRVGVLLELNCETDFVARGDIFQSLLKDVSMQVAACPNVEYVSIDEIPEDVVEKEKQIEMGRDDLSGKPEKIKEKIVEGRIAKRLNELVLLSQPYIKDSSITVEDLVKQAAAKIGENIKVRRFTRYTLGEGIEKNQMDFAEEVASMQSN, via the coding sequence ATGGGAAACATTACAGCAAAACTTGTAAAAGATCTTAGAGACAAGACTGGCGCAGGAATGATGGATTGCAAAAAAGCACTTAACGAAACTGATGGAAATGTTGATAAAGCTTTGGAATGGTTAAGAAAGAAAGGTATAGCTAGTGCTGAAAAGAAATCGGGAAGAGTTGCGGCTGAAGGTTCAATTGCTAGTTATATTCATACTGGATCAAGAGTGGGGGTTCTACTAGAGTTAAATTGTGAAACTGATTTTGTTGCTAGAGGCGATATTTTTCAATCTCTGTTGAAGGATGTCTCAATGCAAGTAGCAGCTTGCCCAAATGTTGAGTATGTCTCAATTGATGAAATACCAGAGGATGTTGTGGAAAAAGAAAAGCAGATCGAGATGGGGAGAGATGATTTATCTGGAAAACCAGAAAAAATTAAAGAAAAAATAGTTGAAGGGAGAATAGCGAAAAGACTTAATGAGCTAGTTTTACTTTCACAACCTTACATTAAAGATAGTTCTATTACTGTTGAGGATCTTGTTAAACAAGCAGCTGCAAAAATTGGGGAAAATATAAAAGTAAGACGCTTTACAAGATATACATTGGGTGAAGGTATTGAAAAAAATCAAATGGACTTCGCTGAAGAGGTTGCATCAATGCAATCAAACTAG